A stretch of the Desulforamulus ferrireducens genome encodes the following:
- a CDS encoding DUF2905 domain-containing protein encodes MTPLASMAKLLIMFGIFMVVIGALMLLAGKIPGLGKLPGDIYVQKGNFTFYFPVVTSIILSILLTLVLSFVFRR; translated from the coding sequence ATGACACCTTTGGCATCCATGGCTAAGTTACTTATCATGTTTGGGATTTTTATGGTGGTCATCGGGGCACTAATGTTACTAGCGGGTAAGATACCTGGCTTGGGGAAATTGCCAGGAGACATCTATGTTCAGAAGGGTAACTTTACATTTTACTTTCCCGTAGTGACTTCCATAATTTTGAGCATTCTTCTTACCCTGGTGTTGAGTTTTGTATTTAGACGCTAA
- a CDS encoding YebC/PmpR family DNA-binding transcriptional regulator translates to MSGHSKWATIKRKKAKNDSQRGKLFTRLSKEIIIAARNGGADPAGNMRLKSAIEKAKAANIPNENIQRAIQKGIGGGEGANFEEFSYEGYGPGGVAILLDVATDNRNRTAGEVRHILSKHGGNLGETGCVSWMFKKQGIIIIDRTETKLNEDEIMLAALEAGAEDVKVEDDSFEIITAPENLTAVESSLTEQGIPVAEAEITMIPQTTIKLQGEEAEKMVKLIEMLEDNDDVQAVYTNFEQEE, encoded by the coding sequence ATGTCCGGTCATTCCAAATGGGCTACAATTAAACGAAAAAAGGCCAAAAATGATTCCCAGAGAGGAAAACTTTTCACTAGACTGTCGAAGGAAATCATTATTGCTGCCAGGAATGGCGGTGCTGACCCTGCTGGCAATATGCGACTGAAAAGTGCCATCGAAAAGGCCAAGGCAGCCAATATACCCAATGAAAATATTCAACGGGCCATCCAAAAAGGTATTGGCGGTGGTGAAGGAGCAAATTTTGAGGAGTTTAGCTATGAGGGATATGGTCCAGGCGGAGTAGCCATCTTACTGGATGTAGCTACCGATAATAGGAACCGTACAGCCGGAGAGGTTCGCCACATTTTATCCAAACACGGCGGTAACCTGGGTGAAACAGGTTGCGTCAGTTGGATGTTTAAGAAACAGGGTATTATTATTATTGACAGAACCGAAACCAAGCTTAATGAAGATGAAATTATGCTGGCCGCTTTAGAAGCCGGTGCAGAAGATGTAAAGGTTGAAGATGATAGTTTTGAAATTATCACCGCACCGGAGAACCTGACGGCGGTGGAGTCATCCCTGACTGAACAGGGTATTCCGGTTGCCGAGGCTGAAATAACTATGATTCCGCAAACCACGATCAAACTTCAGGGTGAAGAGGCGGAAAAAATGGTAAAGCTGATCGAAATGTTAGAAGATAATGATGATGTGCAGGCAGTCTATACTAATTTTGAGCAAGAAGAATAG
- the ruvC gene encoding crossover junction endodeoxyribonuclease RuvC, producing MIILGIDPGTAITGFGVVEARGNSYKPITYHCLRTGPELPLASRLKHLYQGISDIITQYKPDCMAVEELFFNKNARTALAVGHARGIALLAGANAGLPVAEYTPLQVKQAVTGYGKADKQQVQFMVKTLLGLQEIPKPDDVADALAIAICHAHWSSSLGGRLK from the coding sequence ATGATCATACTAGGAATTGACCCTGGTACTGCCATCACAGGCTTTGGTGTGGTAGAAGCCAGGGGTAACAGTTATAAACCCATCACTTATCATTGTCTCAGGACAGGTCCGGAGTTGCCCTTGGCTTCTCGTCTCAAGCATCTTTACCAGGGGATTAGCGATATCATTACCCAATATAAACCTGATTGTATGGCAGTGGAGGAATTGTTTTTTAATAAAAACGCTCGAACGGCACTGGCTGTAGGTCATGCCCGGGGTATTGCCCTGCTAGCCGGCGCGAACGCTGGTTTACCTGTGGCAGAATATACGCCATTACAGGTTAAACAAGCAGTAACGGGCTATGGTAAAGCTGATAAACAACAGGTTCAATTTATGGTTAAGACCTTGTTAGGACTGCAAGAAATTCCTAAACCAGATGATGTGGCTGATGCTTTGGCAATTGCTATTTGCCACGCCCACTGGAGTTCATCACTGGGAGGTAGATTAAAGTGA
- the ruvB gene encoding Holliday junction branch migration DNA helicase RuvB: MTERLVSAVIQNEDNDLETSLRPQKLKEYIGQHKAKETIAIFIEAARRRGEPLDHVLLFGPPGLGKTTLSNIIANEMGVNIRTTSGPAIERQGDLAAILTNLNAGDVLFIDEIHRLSRAVEEILYPAMEDFALDIVLGKGPGARSIRLDLPKFTLIGATTRAGMLASPLRDRFGIISRLEYYQPEDLTKIILRAASILNVPIDLSGAEEIARRSRGTPRIANRLLKRVRDFAQVRAQGEITADVAARALAFFEVDPLGLDHSDRTLLLAVIEKFNGGPVGLDTIAAAISEETETVEDVIEPFLMQMGFLSRTPRGRVVTPAAYRHLGIPLNKEDTAQPEQRTLF, encoded by the coding sequence ATGACCGAAAGACTGGTATCGGCTGTCATACAAAACGAAGATAACGACTTGGAAACCAGCCTGCGTCCCCAAAAGTTAAAAGAGTATATTGGTCAACATAAGGCTAAGGAAACCATTGCCATTTTTATTGAAGCAGCCAGGAGAAGGGGGGAGCCTTTGGACCATGTGCTGCTTTTTGGACCACCAGGCTTGGGTAAAACCACCCTTAGTAATATTATTGCCAACGAAATGGGAGTAAACATTCGTACCACATCAGGACCAGCCATTGAACGCCAAGGTGATTTAGCAGCCATCCTCACTAACCTTAATGCGGGAGATGTCTTGTTTATTGATGAAATACATCGACTAAGCAGGGCAGTGGAGGAAATTTTGTATCCTGCCATGGAGGATTTTGCACTGGATATTGTGTTAGGGAAGGGTCCCGGCGCTCGCTCCATTCGCCTTGATTTGCCTAAGTTTACCTTGATTGGTGCCACCACCAGGGCTGGTATGTTGGCCTCACCTCTGCGGGATCGCTTTGGCATTATCAGCCGCTTGGAGTATTACCAACCGGAAGATTTAACCAAGATTATTTTACGGGCAGCCAGTATTTTAAACGTGCCCATTGATTTGTCCGGAGCAGAGGAAATAGCCCGGCGTTCCCGGGGTACTCCCAGAATAGCTAACCGATTGCTTAAACGTGTACGAGACTTTGCCCAGGTGCGGGCCCAGGGAGAGATTACAGCGGATGTAGCAGCCAGGGCTTTGGCCTTCTTTGAGGTTGATCCCTTAGGTTTGGATCATTCTGACCGCACGCTGCTCCTGGCTGTGATAGAAAAGTTTAATGGTGGACCGGTGGGCTTAGATACCATAGCCGCTGCCATCAGTGAAGAAACGGAAACAGTGGAAGATGTTATAGAACCCTTTTTAATGCAAATGGGTTTTCTCAGTAGAACGCCCAGAGGCCGAGTAGTTACACCCGCGGCCTACAGACATTTAGGGATTCCATTGAATAAGGAAGACACTGCTCAACCGGAGCAAAGAACCTTGTTTTAA
- the ruvA gene encoding Holliday junction branch migration protein RuvA, whose translation MIAYIKGSLATAGAGWAIIETHGIGYHLQIPLTTPMPGRGQEIKLHTYMAVREDGIQLYGFAAEEQRDCFLALLDVAGVGPKVALAVLSTLSPNQLRGVIIDNDVNQLVKVPGVGKKTAQRIILELKDKLKASLAGPVDYVPEVPTQGAIGDALAALVALGYSPSEAREAVTKAQSKDAQQDVSALIKLALKELTPLK comes from the coding sequence GTGATTGCCTATATTAAAGGAAGCTTAGCCACAGCAGGTGCCGGCTGGGCCATTATCGAAACCCATGGAATAGGTTATCATCTGCAAATTCCCCTGACAACTCCCATGCCCGGTAGAGGTCAGGAGATTAAACTGCACACCTATATGGCTGTAAGGGAAGACGGTATTCAATTATATGGTTTTGCCGCAGAGGAACAACGGGACTGTTTTTTAGCTTTGCTGGACGTGGCGGGGGTTGGTCCCAAGGTTGCTTTGGCAGTCCTTTCTACTTTATCCCCCAATCAACTTAGGGGTGTAATTATTGACAATGACGTTAACCAACTGGTGAAAGTACCAGGGGTAGGTAAAAAAACGGCCCAGAGAATTATCTTAGAATTAAAGGATAAGTTAAAGGCTTCCCTCGCTGGACCAGTGGATTATGTACCAGAAGTACCAACCCAGGGAGCAATTGGCGATGCTCTGGCAGCCTTGGTGGCACTGGGTTATTCCCCAAGTGAGGCTAGGGAGGCTGTCACTAAGGCACAGTCTAAAGATGCTCAGCAAGACGTCTCTGCTTTAATTAAATTGGCTCTCAAAGAATTGACCCCACTTAAATAA
- a CDS encoding epoxyqueuosine reductase QueH: MERILLHTCCGPCSIYPLASLREKGFEVMGLFYNPNIHPYTEFKKRRDQLEDYARQQNWHVIFDDEYRLEEYLQEVVHREARRCQLCYHMRLKRAAQVAKKGNFAAFTTTLLVSPFQNHNLIKEIGENLAEQYGVPFYYEDFRPGFKEATAKSKELAMYRQQYCGCIYSERDRYYRQSKKTPK; this comes from the coding sequence ATGGAAAGAATACTATTACACACCTGTTGTGGTCCCTGTTCAATTTACCCGCTGGCTAGCCTGCGCGAGAAGGGTTTTGAAGTAATGGGGTTGTTTTATAATCCCAATATTCACCCCTATACAGAATTTAAAAAAAGAAGGGATCAGTTAGAAGACTATGCCAGGCAGCAGAACTGGCATGTTATTTTTGATGACGAATATCGCCTGGAGGAATATCTCCAGGAGGTGGTACACCGGGAAGCCCGACGCTGCCAGCTGTGTTATCACATGCGCCTGAAGAGAGCCGCCCAAGTGGCGAAAAAAGGGAACTTTGCTGCTTTTACCACCACCCTGTTGGTCAGCCCCTTTCAGAATCACAATTTAATTAAAGAGATAGGTGAAAATCTGGCAGAACAGTACGGAGTACCTTTCTATTACGAGGATTTTCGCCCGGGCTTTAAAGAAGCAACAGCCAAGTCAAAGGAATTGGCCATGTATCGTCAGCAGTATTGCGGTTGTATTTATAGTGAAAGGGATCGGTATTACCGACAGTCTAAAAAAACTCCTAAGTAA
- the queA gene encoding tRNA preQ1(34) S-adenosylmethionine ribosyltransferase-isomerase QueA gives MQVSDFDFYLPEELIAQEPIEKRDQSRLMVISKKDGHIKHKIFSDILEYFQPGDVLVMNDSKVLPARIFGRKSSTGAKIEVLLLRQIAPGQWETLVKPGKKAKIGESLVFGEGLMTGKIIDHTEVGGRIIKFSCQQPFLQVLEQIGTMPLPPYIKKPLADQRRYQTVYARQEGSAAAPTAGLHFTVELLEKIRELGVITETVLLHVGLGTFRPVQVENIAEHRMHEEYYEITPQAAENINRAKQRGGRIIAVGTTSVRCLESSSTVDGVVQPGSGFTNIFIYPGYQFKVIDGLITNFHLPKSTLLMLVSALVGRERILAAYQEAVREKYRFFSFGDAMLII, from the coding sequence TTGCAGGTATCTGATTTTGATTTTTACTTGCCGGAGGAATTAATAGCCCAAGAACCCATAGAAAAACGTGATCAGTCACGTTTAATGGTCATAAGCAAAAAGGATGGCCATATTAAACACAAAATTTTTTCAGACATCTTAGAGTATTTCCAACCCGGTGATGTGTTGGTGATGAATGACAGCAAAGTATTGCCAGCCCGCATCTTTGGGCGGAAGAGTAGCACCGGGGCCAAAATTGAGGTTTTGCTGCTGCGACAGATTGCCCCAGGTCAGTGGGAAACACTGGTGAAACCAGGCAAAAAGGCTAAAATTGGCGAATCCCTGGTTTTTGGCGAAGGTTTGATGACAGGAAAAATTATTGACCATACTGAGGTGGGGGGCCGGATTATTAAGTTTAGTTGTCAGCAACCCTTTCTTCAAGTATTAGAGCAGATTGGTACCATGCCGTTACCACCCTACATAAAAAAACCCTTGGCTGATCAAAGGCGTTACCAGACGGTATATGCCCGGCAAGAGGGGTCTGCCGCTGCACCCACCGCCGGGCTTCATTTTACTGTGGAACTTTTGGAAAAGATCAGAGAGCTAGGAGTTATTACGGAAACGGTACTCTTACATGTGGGATTGGGTACCTTTCGGCCTGTACAGGTGGAAAATATTGCTGAACACAGGATGCATGAGGAATATTACGAAATAACTCCCCAGGCCGCAGAGAATATTAACCGAGCTAAACAAAGGGGAGGTCGCATTATTGCGGTGGGCACCACCAGTGTGCGCTGCCTGGAAAGCTCAAGTACGGTAGATGGAGTTGTCCAACCTGGGTCTGGATTCACCAACATATTTATTTACCCCGGCTATCAGTTTAAAGTGATTGATGGTCTTATTACAAACTTTCACTTACCAAAGTCTACTCTCCTGATGCTAGTCAGTGCCCTGGTGGGCAGGGAAAGGATTTTGGCAGCCTATCAAGAGGCTGTGCGGGAGAAATATAGATTTTTTAGCTTTGGAGATGCCATGTTGATTATTTAG
- a CDS encoding complex I 24 kDa subunit family protein: MENKEIKFLQVQQIIESHEAKVSHLIAILQETQAVYGYLPKEVLTYIATAIGISPATVLGVATFYSQFSLIPKGKYIIRVCDGTACHVRGSEPIMMAVRKELGLTADKPTSDDLMFTLETVSCLGACGLAPVVVADEEVHGQMTPDGILEVIKKLKTAVTDN; encoded by the coding sequence ATGGAAAATAAAGAGATAAAGTTTTTACAAGTACAACAGATTATTGAATCGCATGAAGCCAAAGTTTCGCACCTGATCGCAATATTGCAAGAAACACAGGCTGTTTATGGCTATCTACCTAAAGAAGTGCTAACTTACATAGCCACAGCTATCGGAATTTCTCCTGCCACTGTTTTAGGTGTAGCAACATTCTATTCCCAGTTTTCTCTAATTCCTAAGGGCAAATATATCATTCGTGTTTGCGACGGAACAGCTTGTCACGTACGGGGTTCTGAGCCAATCATGATGGCTGTTCGTAAAGAATTAGGCTTAACAGCAGACAAACCCACCTCCGATGACCTAATGTTCACTCTTGAAACGGTCTCCTGCCTAGGCGCCTGCGGCTTGGCTCCGGTAGTGGTTGCCGATGAAGAAGTTCACGGTCAAATGACTCCGGATGGCATATTAGAAGTAATCAAGAAATTGAAAACCGCAGTCACCGATAATTAA
- the nadE gene encoding NAD(+) synthase produces MKDIADKLTRWIKEEVEKAGAKGAVVGLSGGIDSACVAALCKRAFPDSVLGVILPCYSNPQDAIHGRLVAETFSIPYEEIVLDEPFDWFVHRFTGQDYDVTSCELTIANIKPRLRMITLYYFAAKHNYLVVGTENKAERVVGHYTKYGDGGVDIKPLANLLKFQVKELAKELGVPQCIIDKAPSAGLWFGHCDEQEMGFTYKDLDRYIMNGDVPEPVKKAIQDLERKRAHKRHMPPIPPEF; encoded by the coding sequence ATGAAGGATATTGCAGATAAACTAACTCGCTGGATTAAGGAAGAGGTTGAAAAGGCCGGTGCTAAGGGGGCCGTAGTGGGATTAAGCGGAGGGATTGATTCTGCTTGTGTTGCTGCTTTATGTAAGAGGGCTTTTCCAGATTCAGTCCTGGGTGTGATTTTACCCTGTTATAGTAATCCACAGGACGCTATCCATGGTAGACTGGTTGCCGAGACCTTCTCCATACCTTATGAGGAAATTGTATTGGATGAACCCTTCGACTGGTTTGTTCATCGTTTTACAGGTCAAGACTATGATGTGACCAGTTGTGAGCTAACAATTGCCAACATCAAACCCAGATTAAGAATGATTACCTTATATTATTTTGCGGCTAAACATAATTATTTAGTTGTAGGCACGGAAAACAAAGCAGAACGTGTGGTTGGTCACTATACCAAATATGGAGATGGTGGGGTAGATATAAAGCCCTTGGCTAACTTATTAAAGTTTCAAGTAAAAGAATTGGCTAAGGAATTAGGAGTTCCCCAGTGCATTATTGATAAAGCACCCAGTGCCGGGTTGTGGTTTGGTCATTGTGATGAACAGGAAATGGGTTTCACTTACAAAGACTTAGATAGGTATATTATGAATGGTGATGTACCAGAACCTGTTAAGAAAGCCATACAAGATTTGGAAAGGAAAAGAGCGCATAAGAGGCATATGCCACCTATTCCCCCGGAATTTTAA